A window from Armatimonas rosea encodes these proteins:
- a CDS encoding PQQ-binding-like beta-propeller repeat protein: protein MHLQGENWPDFRGPNGDGSSTARGLPTEWSETKNVRWKTPLPDTGWSSPVVWDNQVWLTAATDDGKEQFALCLDRATGKLLQKLLIFRNPAPQGFPRGNNTYASPSPVIEKGRVYVHFGTFGTACIDTSRFTVLWSRRDLNCQHGQGPGSSPFLLENKLILTYDGMDIQYLVALDTKTGKTLWKTDRNTPFGEIDGDLKKAFSTPYLLRRKGNTELVSVGARAFCAYAPQTGKELWRIPHPGFSNASRPVAGKGLLFLNTGFNRPELWAVRLPDDGSGPTERDVLWRYTKGVPNLSSPLLIDDLLYFVADSEVLTCLEATTGKEVYKERIGGRFYASPVSSEGLIYLFGESGKTRVIKPGRALTVVAQNELETGPHASPAACGRAFYVRTSSHLYCLERR from the coding sequence ATGCACCTCCAAGGCGAGAACTGGCCCGATTTCCGCGGCCCAAACGGCGATGGCTCTAGCACTGCCCGCGGCCTGCCCACCGAGTGGAGCGAGACAAAGAACGTCCGCTGGAAGACTCCCCTCCCCGATACAGGCTGGTCGTCGCCCGTGGTCTGGGACAACCAAGTCTGGCTTACCGCGGCCACCGACGATGGCAAAGAGCAGTTTGCCCTCTGTCTAGACCGCGCGACCGGCAAGCTCCTTCAAAAGCTGCTGATCTTTCGCAACCCGGCACCACAGGGTTTTCCGCGAGGGAACAACACCTACGCCTCGCCCTCGCCCGTGATCGAGAAGGGCCGAGTCTACGTCCACTTTGGGACCTTTGGCACCGCCTGTATCGACACCAGTCGCTTCACGGTTCTCTGGAGCCGCCGCGACCTAAACTGCCAGCACGGACAAGGCCCTGGCTCGTCCCCGTTCCTGCTGGAGAATAAGCTCATCCTGACCTACGATGGCATGGACATCCAGTATCTAGTCGCTCTAGACACCAAGACAGGCAAGACACTCTGGAAGACCGACCGCAACACGCCATTTGGGGAGATCGACGGCGACCTGAAGAAGGCATTCTCGACCCCCTATCTGCTTCGTCGCAAGGGTAACACGGAGCTGGTGAGCGTGGGGGCACGCGCGTTCTGTGCCTACGCGCCGCAGACGGGGAAGGAGCTCTGGCGCATCCCCCATCCCGGCTTCTCCAATGCCTCCCGGCCGGTCGCGGGTAAGGGTCTCCTCTTCCTCAACACGGGCTTCAACCGCCCTGAGCTCTGGGCTGTGCGCCTCCCCGACGATGGCAGCGGCCCGACCGAGCGTGACGTGCTCTGGCGCTATACCAAGGGCGTCCCCAACCTGAGCTCTCCCCTCCTAATCGACGACCTTCTCTACTTTGTCGCGGATAGTGAGGTCCTGACCTGTCTGGAGGCGACAACGGGCAAGGAGGTCTACAAGGAGCGGATCGGAGGGCGGTTCTATGCGTCCCCGGTCTCTTCCGAAGGACTGATTTATCTCTTTGGGGAGAGTGGCAAGACACGTGTGATCAAGCCGGGACGGGCGCTGACCGTGGTGGCGCAAAACGAGCTGGAGACCGGCCCCCACGCCTCACCGGCGGCCTGTGGGCGGGCGTTCTATGTGCGGACCAGTAGCCACCTCTACTGCCTGGAGCGCCGCTAG